A window of the Salarias fasciatus chromosome 7, fSalaFa1.1, whole genome shotgun sequence genome harbors these coding sequences:
- the polg gene encoding DNA polymerase subunit gamma-1: protein MLHLLRCPLQRTVVSLRWRGLRALYSTEPRSLQGEDTTEIRLNPLNIQMLSRNLHEQVFRGQEPEYREEDVKRSIRHLQRHQLWGKEASLLPDVELKLPQMYGKNIDEHFRILAQKQSLPYLEAASKLQQAGLPALPQEWSWEVGWTRYGTDGSCQKVDFPEESALVFDVEVCTTEGQCPTLAVAVSPTNWYSWCSKRLIEERYTWSNQLTLADLIPLETPFNSARPPGGQWKERLVVGHNVSFDRSFIKEQYLLKGSKVRFMDTMSLHMAISGLTGFQRTLWMANKLGKKRGVQEVKAHLKKTGQKRDGPMVGSWDWVNISSINNLADVHALYVGGPPLQKEARDIFVKGSMTDVRNNFQELMRYCAMDVQATHEVFTEQLPLFMERCPHPVTLAGMLEMGVSYLPVNQSWKRYLEDSQDVYDELEREMRKSLMTLADDACQLLQDDRYKDDPWLWDLEWDVQEFKQKKVATSKKKNAKKAAETKTATPLPEWEEDPGPPTEEEMAGPAASRLAVDKLKETVNRLPKRRQHLPGHPGWYRKLCEKMSDEESWSPGASLISLQMRLTPKLMGLTWDGFPLHYTDKHGWGYLVPGRRDNLNLQEENTGPVCPHRAIESVYREYCEQNSKGQPENLDSSPAEDLNWTDSAVWQKVEELSSVESLAEENGIRTTQSVQKKKKMPEDLHRVEDQSHCPHHGNGPYNDVDIPGCWFFKLPHKDGNHNNVGSPFSKDFLAKMEDGTLRAGRGGTNATRALEINKMMSFWRNAHKRISSQMVLWLRKGELPRIVSRHKEFDEEGQYGAILPQVVTAGTVTRRAVEPTWLTASNARRDRVGSELKAMVQVPPGYHLVGADVDSQELWIAAVLGEAHFAGMHGCTAFGWMTLQGKKSQGTDLHSRTADTVGISREHAKVFNYGRIYGAGQPFAERLLMQFNHRLSQTEAASKARQMYALTKGLRRYHLSEDGEWLVSELGIDVQREEDGSISLEELRRISRLASQSSRRKRWDVVGKRVWAGGTESDMFNKLENIAHSAQPATPVLGCRISRALEPGAVKDEFITSRVNWVVQSSAVDYLHLMLVAMKWLFEEHSIDGRFCISIHDEVRYLVRSEDRYRAALALQITNLLTRSIFAHALGMQDLPQSVAFFSAVDIDQCLRKEVTMDCVSPSNPTGMERRYGLPPGEALDIYQIIGITRGSLNKGR from the exons ATGCTGCATTTGTTGCGCTGTCCTCTGCAGAGGACTGTAGTCTCTCTACGATGGAGGGGGCTGCGCGCCCTTTACTCCACGGAGCCCCGCTCGCTTCAGGGCGAGGACACCACAGAGATCCGCCTGAACCCCCTTAACATCCAGATGCTGTCCAGAAATCTCCACGAGCAGGTCTTTCGAGGGCAGGAGCCAGAATACAGAGAAGAAGATGTCAAGCGCAGTATCAGGCACTTGCAGAGACACCAGCTGTGGGGGAAGGAAGCGTCCCTGCTGCCTGATGTTGAGCTCAAACTTCCACAAATGTATGGCAAAAACATAGATGAACACTTTCGTATCTTAGCTCAGAAACAGAGCCTCCCCTATCTGGAGGCTGCCAGCAAGCTGCAGCAAGCTGGCCTACCAGCCCTGCCTCAGGAATGGAGCTGGGAGGTGGGATGGACTCGGTATGGGACTGATGGAAGCTGTCAGAAAGTAGATTTTCCAGAGGAATCTGCTCTCGTGTTTGACGTGGAGGTGTGCACAACAGAGGGACAGTGTCCCACTCTGGCTGTTGCTGTGTCCCCAACCAACTG GTATTCCTGGTGCAGTAAACGCCTGATTGAGGAGCGATACACCTGGTCAAACCAGCTGACCCTCGCTGACCTCATCCCGCTAGAGACCCCGTTTAACTCTGCGCGCCCTCCAGGGGGTCAGTGGAAGGAAAGGCTCGTGGTGGGCCATAACGTCAGCTTCGATCGCTCTTTCATTAAGGAGCAGTATCTGCTAAAG GGATCAAAGGTGCGCTTCATGGACACAATGAGCTTGCACATGGCGATCTCGGGGCTGACAGGCTTCCAGCGCACACTGTGGATGGCCAACAAGTTGGGTAAAAAGAGGGGCGTTCAGGAGGTCAAAGCACATCTCAAGAAAACTGGACAGAAAAGAGACGGACCAATG GTAGGCTCCTGGGACTGGGTAAACATCAGCAGCATTAACAATCTGGCTGACGTCCATGCGCTGTATGTGGGAGGGCCGCCGCTGCAGAAGGAAGCCCGAGACATCTTTGTGAAGGGAAGCATGACGGATGTCAGGAACAACTTCCAG GAGTTAATGAGGTATTGCGCCATGGACGTTCAAGCCACACATGAGGTCTTCACTGAGCAGCTCCCCCTTTTCATGGAGAG ATGTCCTCATCCAGTGACGCTTGCTGGGATGCTGGAGATGGGTGTGAGTTACCTGCCAGTCAATCAAAGCTGGAAACGATACCTGGAAGATTCTCAGGACGTTTATGacgagctggagagagagatgaggaagTCTCTCATGACTTTAGCAGACGATGCCTGTCAGCTCCTTCAGGACGACAG ATACAAGGACGATCCCTGGCTTTGGGATCTGGAGTGGGATGTGCAAGAGTTCAAGCAGAAGAAAGTTGCAACCAGCAAGaagaaaaatgccaaaaaagcagctgaaacgAAAACTGCTACTCCTCTCCCAGAGTgggaagaag ACCCAGGCCCACCCACCGAGGAGGAGATGGCCGGCCCTGCCGCCAGCAGACTGGCCGTGGATAAGCTGAAGGAGACGGTGAACCGACTTCCAAAGAGAAGACAGCATCTGCCAGGACACCCAGG GTGGTATCGTAAGCTGTGTGAGAAGATGTCTGACGAGGAGAGCTGGTCGCCTGGAGCCAGCCTCATCAGCCTGCAGATGAGACTGACCCCCAAGCTGATGGGCCTGACGTGGGACGGCTTCCCGCTGCATTACACCGACAAACACGGGTGGGGGTATCTGGTGCCTGGACGCAGGGATAATCTgaacctgcaggaggaaaacacgGGGCCTGTCTGTCCACACAG AGCGATTGAGAGTGTTTACAGAGAGTATTGTGAGCAGAACAGTAAGGGACAGCCTGAAAATCTGGACTCCAGCCCTGCAGAGGACCTCAACTGGACGGACAGCGCAGTGTGGCAGAAG GTGGAGGAGTTGAGCTCGGTGGAAAGTCTGGCAGAGGAAAATGGAATCAGAACGACGCAAAgtgtgcagaagaagaaaaagatg CCTGAAGACCTTCATCGTGTTGAGGACCAGAGTCACTGTCCTCATCATGGAAACGGACCTTACAATGATGTGGATATTCCAGGTTGCTGGTTTTTCAAATTACCACATAAG GATGGTAATCACAACAACGTCGGCAGCCCCTTCTCGAAAGACTTCCTGGCTAAGATGGAGGACGGTACTTTGAGAGCAGGGAGGGGCGGGACCAACGCCACGCGAGCTCTGGAGATCAACAAGATGATGTCCTTCTGGAGGAACGCCCACAAACGTATTAG TTCTCAGATGGTGCTGTGGCTCCGAAAGGGAGAGCTTCCTCGCATCGTCAGCAG GCACAAAGAGTTTGACGAGGAGGGCCAGTACGGCGCCATCCTACCTCAAGTGGTCACCGCTGGAACGGTGACGCGGCGAGCCGTGGAGCCAACATGGCTGACTGCCAGCAACGCTCGG CGGGACCGGGTGGGCAGTGAGCTGAAGGCCATGGTGCAGGTCCCGCCCGGATATCACCTGGTGGGAGCAGACGTGGACTCTCAGGAGCTGTGGATCGCCGCCGTGCTCGGAGAGGCGCACTTCGCTGGCATGCACG GCTGCACGGCGTTCGGCTGGATGACCCTCCAAGGAAAGAAGAGTCAGGGCACAGACCTGCACAGCCGCACCGCGGACACCGTGGGCATCAGCCGAGAGCACGCCAAGGTCTTCAATTACGGCCGCATCTACGGCGCCGGGCAGCCCTTCGCCGAGAGACTGCTCATGCAGTTCAACCACCGCCTCAGTCAGACAGAAGCTGCCAGCAAGGCCCGGCAGATGTACGCCTTAACAAAGGGTTTACGCAG ATATCACCTGTCAGAGGATGGCGAGTGGCTGGTCAGCGAGCTGGGTATCGACgtgcagagggaggaagatgggAGCATCTCTCTAGAGGAACTGCGAAGGATCTCAAGACTGGCCTCACAAAG CTCTCGGCGGAAGAGGTGGGACGTCGTCGGCAAACGGGTGTGGGCCGGAGGCACCGAGTCGGACATGTTCAACAAACTGGAGAACATCGCTCATTCGGCTCAGCCGGCCACTCCTGTTCTGGGCTGTAGGATCAGCAGAGCTCTGGAGCCCGGCGCCGTCAAAGACGAG TTCATCACCAGCAGAGTCAACTGGGTCGTCCAGAGCTCCGCGGTCGACTACCTCCACCTGATGCTGGTGGCCATGAAGTGGCTCTTCGAGGAGCACAGCATCGACGGCCGTTTCTGCATCAGCATCCACGACGAGGTGCGCTACCTGGTCCGCAGCGAGGACCGCTACCGAGCCGCTCTGGCGCTTCAGATCACCAACCTGCTCACGAG gagCATATTCGCTCACGCGTTGGGGATGCAGGACCTGCCTCAGTCGGTGGCTTTCTTCAGTGCGGTTGACATTGACCAGTGCTTGAGGAAGGAGGTCACCATGGACTGCGTCTCTCCGTCCAATCCCACCGGTATGGAGCGGCGCTACGGCCTGCCACCCG GCGAGGCTTTGGACATCTACCAAATCATCGGCATCACCAGAGGATCTCTGAACAAAGGAAGATGA
- the fanci gene encoding Fanconi anemia group I protein translates to MRAEPDKIVSLSGEDNTAELQKYLSSLSNDQLLTVITNSALKGKNVCAVIKGIFKGSPASTSEGSTRRLALYEHLIPLCESGDLQADVVADIIGLLMLETHTLSGPSLIQLASLFVDAIKAGKKGSGKSWELFPTVLTALTACEALSYGKGELSGEEYKKQLINTLCSSRWDPQCVIHLTTMFRDVPLSSEELQFVVEKVLRMFTKLDLQEIPPLVYQLLLLSAKGCKRQVLDGIIAYFKEQDIRQEEEQKQEESLDLEVQSIPQDQLRHVEGTVILHIVFAIRLDHELGREFLKSFKTSYGDLCPFSAALLLSVARIQRYEEQVFDLLKGAIIKSFKDDQLRQGSKFLQDIVPKHCSVAQMIVDTVKNSVFGWDHVTQGLVQLGFFLMDAFGPKPGPFGKATEASGTVARTPAQLACKLGGQVLLQGFKVHEPVRGEILEQVLNRLVTKSASPVSHYLELFSDIVTSAPMILLESSCKLTETFDHLSYLPLSTVQGLLKAVQPLLKVSMSLKDALILVLRKAMFSSHLDGRKSAVTGFLLLLKNFKVLGSLASSQCSQSISSSQVQVDVHSRYNSAANEAFCLEILSSLRRCLGQQADVRLMLYEGFYDVLRRNSQLASSIMQTLFSQLKRYYEPEQDLLPPVKLEPCITAHGDQVFLQEPLAHLVSCTVQCLLFLQNMQKSASPDDSDDEEEDGYQSDLQTILESTTRRMIKSELEDFELDKSAEFSLASSVGVKNNIYAVLVMGLYEVLMEYNFNKANYSKNAFEELLELFHRYHKLSEILKEKSGKGRTPSNKTARSLLSMGFVSTLVTVLFRDNSQSREEALSVLRSSGEFQRYAVSVAIQKIQQLEESGHTDGPDGQSTEKTFRFLCDMTSVLMWRYTNSPGVVEEVARKEKRSSFSQLCLEGLLRIFSTCQQRHPDKMTQLLSTMDIADDDDDDDGKQKDGGGVSEMTYFYIRQFQRALFSQLSGAEDDFNSKEAQLLVSILSVLSRQLDPSSQQFVQMITWTVKICKETSFEDIAFSKGQLSLLFNLHVLYKSPVSLLLELCQDIHSHLGDIDQDVEVEEQSHFAIVNTKTATTAALLVLSQADRVLDEVDWLISRQKSLAASDKSDAAETTQGAAQQDPAQKAAALQLGTLLTALNELVQTALPLGNSTIALLKALTRTYTILTTLVKYYIQVCGGKHGALPARFEKLVKLSGSHLTPQCYAFITYAQSGEFSGGSDDKKKKRKTEVNVAASAKLLRDTKAIPNLIFSIEQYEKYLITLSKKAKVNLMQYMKLSTSRDFRINAATLDAALREQDDSQEPAESQDAEETQEPKHKKRRQ, encoded by the exons ATGAGGGCAGAACCTGATAAAATCGTCTCCCTGTCAGGTGAAGACAACACTGCTGAACTTCAGAAGTACCTGTCCTCTCTTTCAAATGACCAG CTCCTCACTGTGATCACAAACAGCGCCCTAAAAGGCAAGAATGTCTGTGCCGTGATAAAAGGCATATTTAAAG GCTCTCCAGCCAGCACCAGTGAAGGGTCAACACGCAGACTGGCCCTGTATGAGCACCTCATCCCTCTGTGTGAGTCCGGGGACCTTCAGGCCGACGTGGTTGCTGATATCATTGGACTGCTGATGCTGGAG ACTCATACACTATCCGGACCATCGCTCATACAACTGGCGTCTCTTTTTGTTGATGCCATCAAAGCCGGGAAAAAAGGCAGTGGGAAATCCTGGGAGCTTTTTCCCACGGTCCTCACTGCACTCACAGCCTGTGAAGCCTTGTCTTATGGCAAAG GGGAACTCAGTGGTGAAGAATATAAGAAGCAGCTGATTAACACCCTCTGTTCCAGCAG ATGGGACCCTCAGTGTGTTATCCACTTGACGACCATGTTCAG AGATGTGCCTCTGTCAtccgaggagctgcagtttgtagTGGAGAAGGTTCTGCGGATGTTCACCAAGTTAGATCTGCAGGAGATCCCTCCACTGGTTTACCAGCTGCTTCTGTTATCTGCAAAG GGTTGTAAGAGACAAGTATTGGATGGAATCATCGCTTATTTTAAAGAGCAAGACATtcgccaggaggaggagcagaaacaaGAAGA GAGCCTGGATCTGGAGGTCCAGTCGATTCCACAGGACCAGCTCAGGCACGTGGAGGGCACTGTCATCCTCCACATAGTCTTCGCCATAAGACTCGACCATGAGCTTGGAAGAGAATTCCTAAAAAGCTTCAAG ACTTCCTATGGGGACCTGTGTCCTTTCAGCGCTGCCCTGCTGCTCTCAGTGGCTCGAATCCAGCGTTACGAAGAGCAG GTGTTTGACCTTTTGAAGGGGGCGATCATCAAGAGCTTCAAGGATGATCAGCTGCGGCAGGGCTCAAAGTTCTTGCAGGACATCGTgccaaaacactgcagtgtggcCCAAATGATAGTGGACACAGTCAAGAACAG TGTGTTTGGATGGGACCATGTCACTCAAGGACTGGTGCAGCTGGGCTTCTTCCTCATGGATGCGTTTGGACCCAAACCCGGGCCGTTTGGAAAAGCAACAGAGGCGTCCGGTACGGTCGCCCGGACCCCTGCTCAGCTGGCCTGTAAGCTCGGAGGACAGGTGCTCCTTCAGGGCTTCAAG GTGCACGAGCCAGTCAGAGGCGAGATACTGGAGCAGGTCTTAAACCGACTTGTCACAAAGTCAGCCTCCCCAGTCAGTCACTACTTAG aacTTTTTTCTGACATCGTGACGTCCGCTCCCATGATCCTTTTGGAGTCATCCTGCAAGCTGACAGAGACATTTGACCACCTGTCATACCTGCCCTTGTCCACGGTTCAGGGTCTGCTGAAAGCGGTCCAG CCGCTTCTCAAGGTCAGCATGTCCCTGAAAGATGCCTTGATTTTAGTTCTTCGCAAAGCCATGTTTTCCAG CCATTTGGATGGCAGGAAGTCTGCAGTGACGggtttcctgttgctgctgaaGAATTTCAAAGTGTTGGGCAGCTTGGCTTCCAGTCAGTGCAGCCAGTCCATCTCCTCCAGCCAG GTCCAGGTGGACGTTCACTCTCGGTACAACTCTGCTGCCAATGAGGCGTTCTGCCTGGAGATCCTCAGCAGCCTGCGCCGCTGCCTCGGCCAGCAGGCCGACGTGCGCCTCATGCTCTACGAG GGTTTCTACGATGTCCTTCGTCGCAATTCTCAGCTGGCGAGCTCCATAATGCAGACCCTCTTCTCCCAG CTGAAAAGATACTACGAACCTGAACAAGACCTGCTGCCCCCGGTGAAACTGGAGCCGTGCATCACCGCTCATGGAGACCAAGTCtttctccaggagcccctg GCACACCTGGTGAGCTGCACTGTGCAGTGTTTGCTGTTTCTGCAAAACATGCAAAAGTCAGCCAGTCCCGATGACAGCgacgatgaagaggaggacggatATCAGTCGGACTTGCAGACAATTCTGGAGAGCACGACAAGGCGCATGATCAAGAGCGAGCTGGAAGACTTTGAACTG GATAAGTCGGCAGAGTTTTCACTTGCCTCCAGTGTTGGAGTGAAGAACAACATCTACGCTGTGCTGGTGATGGGGTTATACGAGGTCCTCATGGAGTACAACTTCAACAAAGCCAACTACAG CAAAAATGCCTTCGAGGAGCTTCTTGAGCTGTTTCATCGCTATCACAAGCTGTCTGAGATCCTGAAGGAGAAATCTGGGAAAGGTCGAACACCGTCAAACAAAACAGCCCGCAGTTTGCTCTCGATGGGCTTCGTTTCCACTCTGGTCACTGTGCTCTTCAG GGATAATtctcagagcagagaggaggcccTGTCCGTGCTTCGCTCAAGTGGAGAATTTCAGCGTTACGCAGTCAGCGTGGCCATACAGAAGATCCAACAGCTGGAGGAATCTGGACACACGGACGGTCCAGACGGgcagagcacagaaaaaaccttCCGCTTCCTCTGCGACATGACGAG TGTGCTGATGTGGCGATACACAAACAGCCCCGGCGTGGTGGAGGAGGTAGCCAGGAAAGAGAAGCGCAGCAGCTTTTCTCAGCTCTGTTTGGAGGGTCTGCTCAGGATCTTCTCAACCTGCCAGCAGCGCCACCCCGACAAGATGACCCAGCTCCTCTCCACCATGG ATATCgctgatgacgatgatgatgatgatggcaaGCAGAAGGATGGCGGCGGTGTTTCAGAGATGACCTACTTTTACATCCGTCAGTTTCAG AGGGCGCTGTTCTCTCAGCTGAGTGGAGCTGAGGACGACTTCAACAGCAAAGAAGCTCAGCTGCTGGTCAGCATCCTGAGCGTGCTCTCTCGCCAGCTGGATCCCTCCTCCCAACAG TTTGTCCAGATGATCACGTGGACGGTGAAAATCTGCAAAGAAACCAGTTTTG AGGATATTGCGTTCTCGAAGGGCCAGCTCTCACTTCTCTTCAACCTTCACGTGCTCTACAAGAGTCCCGtgagtctgctgctggagctctgccAAGACATTCACAGCCATCTGGGAGACATCGATCAG GacgtggaggtggaggaacaGTCTCATTTCGCCATCGTCAACACGAAAACCGctacaacagcagca CTGCTGGTCCTGTCCCAGGCTGACAGAGTGCTGGATGAGGTGGACTGGCTCATTTCCAGACAGAAAAGTCTGGCAGCCTCCGACAAGTCGGACGCTG CTGAGACCACGCAGGGCGCCGCCCAGCAGGACCCGGCGCAgaaagcggcggcgctgcagctcgGCACCCTGCTGACGGCCCTGAACGAGCTGGTGCAGACGGCCCTCCCCTTGGGAAACTCCACCATCGCGCTGCTGAAAGCCCTGACGCGCACCTACACCATCCTCACCACCCTGGTTAaatac TACATCCAGGTGTGTGGCGGCAAGCATGGAGCTCTGCCAGCTCGCTTTGAGAAGCTG GTGAAATTATCTGGCTCCCACCTAACGCCGCAGTGCTACGCCTTCATCACGTACGCACAG AGTGGAGAGTTCAGCGGAGGATCAgatgacaagaagaaaaagaggaagactgAAGTTAACGTTGCCGCCTCA GCAAAACTTCTGCGTGACACCAAAGCCATCCCCAACTTGATCTTCAGCATCGAACAGTATGAGAAGTATCTCATCACTCTCTCAAAGAAAGCCAAG gttaaTCTGATGCAGTACATGAAGCTGAGCACCTCCAGAGATTTCCGCATCAACGCGGCTACTCTGGACGCCGCCCTGCGGGAGCAGGACGACAGTCAGGAG CCGGCGGAGTCGCAGGACGCCGAGGAGACACAGGAACCCAAACACAAGAAGAGGAGGCAGTGA
- the fbxo31 gene encoding F-box only protein 31 isoform X1 has protein sequence MAVCARLCGVGQSRRCRRRQRNNQQDQGSDSDMDEEEGERIVGQRQGDVCGGGPERGAAAATAGPSDAGEYGSGHVNREGSTGPPHPQCLAELPPELLVEIFSLLPGTVLPNVALVCKKFRQILNTETIWRRRCMEEFGMKEDLRKMEAGGVSSQDLYVKRVNPRVKSGRFMKLLPDYEHMDYRDVYTHLLHPYRHILGLWQPDIGPYGGLLNVVVDGLFIIGWMYLPPHDPRVEDPMRRRPLFRIHMWESKKATVECMYGHKGPHKGDIQTVKKDEFSTKCNQTDHHRMPGGRQEEFRTWLEEEWGRTLEEIFHEHMQELILMKFIYTSQYDNCLTYRRIYLPPAMPTDLLQPGLFKGTYGSHGLEIVMLSFHGTSARATKLTGDPNVPAGQLTLDVDLSRPVVLPELEKQRSIEELSRLVAGVQREVEQQAGGASSTARRAAEGPSGGAGAAEEMAADHGACSDGCQPGTSSSSSSSSSSSNETQPFVLPLGVMARNEVYPRTCRKCFYGTGLIAGHGFTSPERTPGLFVLFDGDRFGFIWLELKSFSLYSRLTDHLAHAHAPNMERFEAMLRNMQSWTS, from the exons ATGGCTGTTTGCGCCAGGCTCTGCGGAGTGGGTCAGTCTCGGAGGTGCCGGAGGCGTCAGCGGAacaaccagcaggaccagggcagcGATTCCGACATGGAcgaggaggaaggggagaggATTGTGGGCCAGAGGCAAGGGGACGTCTGCGGCGGAGGCCCGGagcgcggcgccgccgccgccactgcagGGCCGAGTGACGCTGGTGAATATGGCAGCGGTCATGTCAACAGAGAGGGCTCCACGGGACCTCCACACCCGCAGTGCTTAGCGGAGCTGCCCCCGGAGCTTTTGGTGGAAATATTCTCTCTGCTCCCCGGAACAGTTCTGCCAAATGTCGCGCTCGTCTGCAAGAAATTCAGACAAATCCTCAACACGGAAACCATCTGGAGGAGGCGGTGCATGGAAG aatTTGGCATGAAGGAGGATTTGAGGAAGATGGAAGCGGGAGGAGTGTCCAGCCAGGATCTTTATGTGAAAC GTGTCAACCCGCGGGTGAAGTCTGGGCGCTTTATGAAGCTCCTCCCGGACTACGAGCATATGGACTATAGAGATGTATACACACACT TGCTTCACCCATACAGGCATATCCTGGGCCTATGGCAGCCAGATATAGGCCCTTATGGTGGATTGCTCAATGTTGTG gTTGACGGGCTGTTCATCATCGGATGGATGTATTTGCCCCCTCATGACCCCCGTGTTGAGGATCCCATGAGAAGACGGCCGCTCTTTCGCATCCACATGTGGGAGAGCAAGAAGGCCACCGTGGAGTGCATGTACGGACACAAAGGCCCACACAAAGGAGACATACAG acggtgaagaaggatgaattttCAACTAAATGCAACCAGACTGATCATCATCGGATGCCGGGAGGCAGACAGGAG GAGTTCAGGACATGGTTGGAGGAAGAATGGGGCCGGACTCTGGAGGAAATCTTCCATGAACACATGCAGGAGCTCATCCTGATGAAGTTTATATACACTAGTCAATATGA TAATTGTTTGACGTATCGAAGAATCTACCTGCCTCCTGCGATGCCCAcagacctgctgcagccagGCTTGTTCAAGGGCACCTATGGCAGTCACGGCCTGGAAATTGTCATGCTCAGTTTCCACGGGACGTCCGCCAGGGCGACGAAGCTTACA GGAGACCCCAACGTCCCCGCCGGGCAGCTCACCCTGGACGTGGACCTGAGTCGGCCCGTGGTCCTCCCCGAGCTGGAGAAGCAGCGCAGCATCGAGGAGCTGTCCCGACTGGTGGCGGGAGTGCAGAGGGAGGTGGAACAGCAGGCGGGCGGCGCGTCTTCAACAGCCAGACGTGCAGCGGAAGGGCCCAGCGGTGGCGCCGGTGCAGCGGAAGAGATGGCGGCAGACCACGGTGCCTGTTCAGACGGCTGCCAGCCgggcaccagcagcagcagcagcagcagcagcagcagcagcaatgaaACGCAGCCCTTCGTCCTGCCTCTAGGGGTCATGGCTCGCAATGAGGTGTACCCTCGCACCTGCAGGAAATG CTTCTACGGGACAGGCCTGATTGCTGGGCACGGCTTCACGAGTCCGGAGCGCACCCCGGGGCTCTTTGTTCTGTTTGACGGGGACCGCTTTGGTTTCATCTGGCTGGAGCTGAAGTCTTTTAGTCTTTACAGCCGCCTGACGGACCACCTAGCCCACGCTCACGCTCCAAACATGGAGCGATTCGAGGCCATGCTGCGCAACATGCAGTCCTGGACATCCTGA
- the fbxo31 gene encoding F-box only protein 31 isoform X2, whose product MAVCARLCGVGQSRRCRRRQRNNQQDQGSDSDMDEEEGERIVGQRQGDVCGGGPERGAAAATAGPSDAGEYGSGHVNREGSTGPPHPQCLAELPPELLVEIFSLLPGTVLPNVALVCKKFRQILNTETIWRRRCMEEFGMKEDLRKMEAGGVSSQDLYVKLLHPYRHILGLWQPDIGPYGGLLNVVVDGLFIIGWMYLPPHDPRVEDPMRRRPLFRIHMWESKKATVECMYGHKGPHKGDIQTVKKDEFSTKCNQTDHHRMPGGRQEEFRTWLEEEWGRTLEEIFHEHMQELILMKFIYTSQYDNCLTYRRIYLPPAMPTDLLQPGLFKGTYGSHGLEIVMLSFHGTSARATKLTGDPNVPAGQLTLDVDLSRPVVLPELEKQRSIEELSRLVAGVQREVEQQAGGASSTARRAAEGPSGGAGAAEEMAADHGACSDGCQPGTSSSSSSSSSSSNETQPFVLPLGVMARNEVYPRTCRKCFYGTGLIAGHGFTSPERTPGLFVLFDGDRFGFIWLELKSFSLYSRLTDHLAHAHAPNMERFEAMLRNMQSWTS is encoded by the exons ATGGCTGTTTGCGCCAGGCTCTGCGGAGTGGGTCAGTCTCGGAGGTGCCGGAGGCGTCAGCGGAacaaccagcaggaccagggcagcGATTCCGACATGGAcgaggaggaaggggagaggATTGTGGGCCAGAGGCAAGGGGACGTCTGCGGCGGAGGCCCGGagcgcggcgccgccgccgccactgcagGGCCGAGTGACGCTGGTGAATATGGCAGCGGTCATGTCAACAGAGAGGGCTCCACGGGACCTCCACACCCGCAGTGCTTAGCGGAGCTGCCCCCGGAGCTTTTGGTGGAAATATTCTCTCTGCTCCCCGGAACAGTTCTGCCAAATGTCGCGCTCGTCTGCAAGAAATTCAGACAAATCCTCAACACGGAAACCATCTGGAGGAGGCGGTGCATGGAAG aatTTGGCATGAAGGAGGATTTGAGGAAGATGGAAGCGGGAGGAGTGTCCAGCCAGGATCTTTATGTGAAAC TGCTTCACCCATACAGGCATATCCTGGGCCTATGGCAGCCAGATATAGGCCCTTATGGTGGATTGCTCAATGTTGTG gTTGACGGGCTGTTCATCATCGGATGGATGTATTTGCCCCCTCATGACCCCCGTGTTGAGGATCCCATGAGAAGACGGCCGCTCTTTCGCATCCACATGTGGGAGAGCAAGAAGGCCACCGTGGAGTGCATGTACGGACACAAAGGCCCACACAAAGGAGACATACAG acggtgaagaaggatgaattttCAACTAAATGCAACCAGACTGATCATCATCGGATGCCGGGAGGCAGACAGGAG GAGTTCAGGACATGGTTGGAGGAAGAATGGGGCCGGACTCTGGAGGAAATCTTCCATGAACACATGCAGGAGCTCATCCTGATGAAGTTTATATACACTAGTCAATATGA TAATTGTTTGACGTATCGAAGAATCTACCTGCCTCCTGCGATGCCCAcagacctgctgcagccagGCTTGTTCAAGGGCACCTATGGCAGTCACGGCCTGGAAATTGTCATGCTCAGTTTCCACGGGACGTCCGCCAGGGCGACGAAGCTTACA GGAGACCCCAACGTCCCCGCCGGGCAGCTCACCCTGGACGTGGACCTGAGTCGGCCCGTGGTCCTCCCCGAGCTGGAGAAGCAGCGCAGCATCGAGGAGCTGTCCCGACTGGTGGCGGGAGTGCAGAGGGAGGTGGAACAGCAGGCGGGCGGCGCGTCTTCAACAGCCAGACGTGCAGCGGAAGGGCCCAGCGGTGGCGCCGGTGCAGCGGAAGAGATGGCGGCAGACCACGGTGCCTGTTCAGACGGCTGCCAGCCgggcaccagcagcagcagcagcagcagcagcagcagcagcaatgaaACGCAGCCCTTCGTCCTGCCTCTAGGGGTCATGGCTCGCAATGAGGTGTACCCTCGCACCTGCAGGAAATG CTTCTACGGGACAGGCCTGATTGCTGGGCACGGCTTCACGAGTCCGGAGCGCACCCCGGGGCTCTTTGTTCTGTTTGACGGGGACCGCTTTGGTTTCATCTGGCTGGAGCTGAAGTCTTTTAGTCTTTACAGCCGCCTGACGGACCACCTAGCCCACGCTCACGCTCCAAACATGGAGCGATTCGAGGCCATGCTGCGCAACATGCAGTCCTGGACATCCTGA